The Aedes albopictus strain Foshan chromosome 2, AalbF5, whole genome shotgun sequence region tatatgaagggttatccaaaacgctgtggagaattcccaaagcgctatataccaatacaacataacaaaagaaaaccattccaaaaccatttgattaaatgtataaccagtagtgaaattacaattaaaaacaatttatttacggtacattttattgttcgaaaccattcatgtaccatacaatgtacggtatatttaaacccacgtatcagaatttagaacaattcattaacaataaaatgtatggttttgcaaaaatatatatatggagaaaaatatttttttatattgttacgatacttaacaacctgtataatatattgtaaaaatcttatttacaattcacggtatggttttctacattacatcttattgtttttgtatttttatttttacagtggtgtctattgtaaaaatatggttctaaatagtactgttacaatacaacattcggtttttctactgtattttttattcgggtaggccGTATAGTGGTATATAACACTGagcgaaaaaatcacttaaattctactggaaatcttaagtagattttttccatctaacttaacatttgaaacttaaatgattagtaagtgaaaatattctactgaaaaaatcctttaaaatttaagtgaaaattttcactgccaaatcatatgaatttaaaatatttttttagtataATTTTACTAGTTTTAGCTactattattattttatattaaggtaaattcaaaaatttggttcgTCTCCGTGCCATCGGAGACCACCAAATGGTTCCTTTGATAAAAAGGAACATCTGAattcacagaacatattgccatcatcacactcatgcatggttcgttagtgatgggtgacaactacatgcttctattttgcatactttcggctgcagtaaaatccacttgaaaaccatatacaatttaaaatacgatacagtgcgaaatttccaataacttttctttggagattcactatactttcaagcgggtttcacttaactcatgtaaactcactgaaaaattcattttcgAAGGGTTACTtaactttttccagtgaaatcaaaatgaaatttcctctcagtgAACGCTATTTTACAGAGCTTGATAACTCTGTGCCTATTAGCCTTAAGATTTCAATCGCCGATTTGAATCCCTCCTTCTGGCCTACTTGAGCGTTTTTTTCCTAtcctgatcttgacgtcgtgaatTGCGCAGCGGTTCTGGAGTATAGGCTGTGCACGTTGATTGTGCTTAAGTTAAAGAAACGACCCTCTATGCTCAACCTGCACTTTTCTATGCGGCCTTGACCAAAACTACCTCCTGGGTTAGTTGCCCGATCCTCCATTAGGTTGCTCACAATCCAGCCGGTGTCTTTAGGAGATAGTAACACATAGAACAAGACTTCCAAGTTAGAACAAAGatagaatttcattgaaaagctGACAACACTAGCGCCGTCATATAACAAGTTGCTTCAATCAATATATTTTAGACAAGTTTTATATTCATCACTGACAACAGGAACTGTCCCGAAAGTTCGTTAGAACTCGAATCGTAAGGGGGGTTCACCtacgcacagtggcgggcctccatacaaaagtcggacaaaacctggttgttgctactagagaccgagagcactctgcgtcaaCAGGGATGGGgtcttgttagtagggtaggatgtgagatctgggagtcaccaggcactgaacccaggaccttctggatacgaatcagaagcggtagaccACAAAGTCTGTCGTTTATAAGGCATTCTATTCGCTTATAATAAGATGGAAATATAAGGAAGTCCCAGCCCAGATGCGTTTACATCATTAAAACACTTGGATTATCTACATTTTTTATTGGTTATCATAATTTCTGCGTTTACATATTCATAGTTTTACATGTCTCTATTTTGTAAGCTTTACAACATgataaacaattatttttccaCGTGTTTCGATTTGTAAAAAGAACGGCTTTTCGAATCTTCTATCGGTAGAAATGCAATAGCTATTTGATACCTATATCTCATTTCAAAACAACTTTAAAATGGATCCTCAATCTTGTATTGGCAATGTTCATTGTATCGAtaatgtactttttgttacatttttttcgttttcataGACGTAGTATTCACATAAGATGGAATGTTATGTTTGTTTGTATATCAACACGATTAGAAGGGAATGTCGAACTATATTATTAAATGCATCTGAATGTTTTAAAAGTTACGATTATAGATGTGCCACAATGCCACTAGACAGAATAAAAATGGTTGAGCAGTTTTCTACCACCACAATCAATCTACAACTATATCAACAGCCGGAATGATAACAACGTACAGTATCGTCTCTTATAAGTTTTCCCTAAGCTAACACGTTAAATCTTATCTCAATATTTATCGGAAAAAATCTGACTAATTCACTTTCGGACGTGAAATCGCTATTAGTGGATTAAGCTGCCTCTCTAGCATCTAGAACCGACAGTGATGACACCTATCAAACATGGTCGCCGCCGCATACCGCCTTACAACTCAGTAGTCATGTGGCTGGTCAAGGCCTGAACTCTCTTGGCGTTACAGCTCTTGCAGTATATGTGGTCATCCAGTGGGTAACAGCCGCGTCCTTCCGCTTCGGATGAGAGCAACAATCCGCAGTCCTCGCATTTGTAGCAATTGATGTGGAAGCTGCGATCCAGTGCCACCACGCGAATGGTCTCGTCCTGTCCTGGTTCCGGCATGATCGGATTGTTACAAACGCAACATCTGGGGGCAAACTTTTTGTGGAAATCTTCGATGCAGTGAATCTGATTGGTCGCATCAACGGTAAACGGGATTCCATCCAACGACTTGCCACAAACGATACAAGTAAAGCATTGAGGATGGTATGGCTTTCCAGTGGCTCGAAGAATGCGCTCCAGAATGGGTTTCAAGCAAACTGAACACTTCTCCAACGTGTTCAGGTAATCTTCCTCACAGTACGGATTACCATCCAAAGCGTAAAACGGTTTTCCCTGAAGGTTGATCTGACATTGTTGGCAAGTAAAGCAAGCTATGTGGTAAATTTGGTCCATCGCCGTGCAACCGTTGTTCTCGCCTACGACACGATCGCCACATTTGACACACGTACCGTATGTATCCGGATCAGATACGTTATCCATCGATTGAACGAGCAAATCGGTTAGTGTGTCTACTTCGGATTCCTTCGGTGGGTGACTTCGATGATGTTGATTTGATGCACTAGTAATTAGGCTGTCGTTGGGACTGTTAATGCCACGGGAGTTCACATAGGGTGTGTACAAAGAATAATTGGATCTTCCGGACATTTGACTGGTGGGACGAGGGTTGATGGGTTCATAGATCGATTCATATGTTGTTGATCCTTGTGAACCCATTCCATAAGTACCGTAGAGCGATTGATGATGCATGTTGTTGGCATAAATCTGATTATTTTGAGATATGTTACTGTAGGTTTGACCACCGACACCTGGGCCAACCATATTGTATGTAGGTTGCGGTTGACGTCCCATCGGTGGAAGATCAGTCGCTCTTCTTAGCTCACTATACGATGAACTTACTGGACTTGGTGGTGGAGGGAATTCGTCATCGTTATCCTCCAATGTTAGTTCATTAAGCGACAATGGAGCTTGCATTTCCTGAACTGGTGGAGGAGGAAGCTCATCTGAAATCTGTCTTTGAGTGAACGGCTTGTGGCCATTATTGTGAACGATGTTACTGTAAATCAACCCCTCGCCATTTTTATTTCCACCGGGAACATTGGCGTAGGTAACATCCCCCTCGTAGAATCGTGTGGCAGTATTTTCATACACCGCTCCATCTGCCTGCCCTCTCTGTGGTTTAACATTCATCATTCTCTTGTGGTGCTCCAATGCTTCCTTCTGCTGCTGGAGCTCTACTGCATTATCAAGAGTTATTTTTCTCACCCCCATCTTTCCAATCCCGCCACCTGTTCCGAAATTTGTGTTCGTGTACGGATGCTCCTCTAGACCTCCGTGTCCCGCTTGTCCTTGGAGCAAGGTGGAGTACGATGGTTCGCAATACTGCTTGACGTGGGAACTTTTTGGCACTTGCGGCGGAACAGTGGACGGAGCCGGTTTTTTCGACGGTTTCGGTGGAACTGCCGGTCCTTTCTTACCCATCATGACCATCCCGGGTACGATTATTCCATTCGGGCCACTATCCGGAAGGGGGCCCGTGTTGTTCTGTCCTTGAGCCTGTTGCTGTTTCTGAGGGTCATTTGCTGACCTCAGCGAAAGATGTGCCAACTGGGAATTGATGTTATCCATGGAATCTGAATTCACTTTGATGAATCACTGAAATTTCTCCCGAAAGCGGGATGATTCACACCTATTTACAGGAACTAGGTGAGACAAATTACGAGAAAAAAACACTTTTTAATGATGGGAGCTGCCCTGTTCTCTGCAAAATTTTCCTTTTGTCTGCACGAATGACATCATTCTGACATTTTATAAACAAGAAATTCGATAGACGAAAAAGGGCGTTGACGAGGGGTAGGACGGTCGAAAAACACGGAAGAACAAAGGTGTGAAAACATAagaaaaaattttcccgacacgaatgcctactatggtaaagtgtcgtaaataaataacaataataataataataataataataataataagaaaaatTGAGCTGGGTTTGGAAATTTtgtgatacagtagacgttcgataagtgcaacatgtttacgtttcacttaccgaatgaaattcgataactgcaacaactgacagacgtcacataactgtcatttgctgcagaatgcatccaatgtgcattcgaaaaacatcgcattgcaacaaaagtgcatgcgaaaaacatcacatcgctgttgacatttcattttgacagagagcggtgcgataactgcaaatttgttgcacttagcggacttgcagttaaaaagcattgcagttaaagcgtttgcatcgagcgaacgtctactgtaaataCACAGAGAAAGTTTGATAGAGGCGCAGATCACTAGCACATTGCGGATTCAGCCTTGCATATTGAAATACGCATTGGCGCATTAAGTTTTTTCAGTCAAGTGCATTCGAAAAACTGCAACAAAATGCAATGACAAACTTGCGAccggaaaatcgtttgtttacataaaaagtctattttttgtcgtcaaattttactcattttttactttagaaattgctattttccatttgcaatggcttctattgttcgtgcagttgaaaatcggaatttttgacacgcgaaggCGAGGGCCCATatggccgaggcggtaaacgcacgggtattcagcatgaccatgctgagggtgacgggttcgattcccggtcggtccatgatcttttcgtaaaggaaatttcattgacttccttgggcatagagtatcttcgtgcctgccacacgatatacacatgcaaaatggtcattggcagaggaagctctcagttaaaatctgtggtagtgctcattgaacactaagctgagaagcaggctttgtcccagtgaggacgttacgccaagaagaagaggagaggaggacacgCGAAAaacgatttttctcctaaaccatttgtcggacgtacgtcgggcacagtgcgctggatagagggccatgtccgctgtccagcgcactacgtccgacgttaggtttcacgtatggattttgagaaaactcgattgtcgggtgtggggaaacttcgggtttcaaccgcgacgacaataatatcatcattctcgatgcacataccgacagacaccggattgaccagctaagaaaaatccggaaaatcgcccaccggaggcatagcaagagctcctcaaattaatcacataaattgttcgtaagtttCTACCGGATCTATGCGCATCTGAAAGACCCAAGTAACcaataagccgtaaaaatggcattaagtcggctctatagtcgaatgtagaacctggctaacagagctaattggttctacagtagacgttcgctcggtgcaaacggtttaactgcaacgctttttaactgcaattccgctaagtgcaacaattttgcagttatcgcaccgctatctgtcaaaaataaaaagtcaacagagttgcgatgtttttcggatgcactacaactgcattgcgatgtttttgagtgcattttggctgcgtccaacagcaattgacaactgtttgacggctgtcagccgttgcagttagcgaatttcattcggtaactgaaacataaacatgttgcacttatcgaacgtctactgtatatccttttagctgctcaaaagccacttttggcgctaCCGAAAGTCTTctcaacatgtctaaagggtctaactcgttttgtaaacaaacattgtttctgtcgctgcagggtctatctcgatccacccacgcatctggggaccgttatcagaaagatctaacttcgctctttctgataacggcccccagatgcgtgggtggatcgagatgagtcctacagcgacagaaacaatgtttgtttacaaaacgagttagaccctttagcagtgtacgcagaatatggcaccgcaagccaaaaaaaaggcaacaaagaaggcacggcaacaacgctttgttttttcgttagcagataatgacaaaatcgtccCCGGTTTGTTCACAATAAAAACGGTTGGAATATTTGTCTCTTTCTATTCACATTGTgatttttgcattgttttacaactgaaactcgactctgaggtttgcaagagtcttaattcgtccaaatgcttatgaactcgatgatgtgggtcgaaaatttctgcaaaaaagccggaatatcggcacacgcacggcaagcgatttttgttttattgctctcatggcctgacatgcgtttgttgcggagcacctttgttaccaacatgcaccgcttatgacaAAGCGTTTGATTTTCGGCGTGATCCTTTTTTCGTACCCTGCCCTTTAGACATGTTATTGTatattcagttcaaagttggattatcccgactgtttgtgaaactgttcagaacagtcgtcgaatatcaaggggattctcgatgtattctacagaaaccaattcagtaacaaattttgaaaacgacgtataatcaatggtgtagcactgATTATACGtcggtttcaaaatttgttactgaattgatcaGCAACTTTGTTCAAGCACATTGTTTCAAACGTACAGGTCTTCAGAATAACAAACATTGGCAATTATCCTGGAAATAATATAAATTGCATTTATTAAACCTCACTGTTTTGTGATAAATAAAACATGAAATTATCGATTAACATGAGATTTATTACGAAGCGATCTGAACTCTACTGCCTGCTTCTCGACACTGAAGCCAGGTAAGAAAAAGCATAAAAGAGAATAGAGAAACCGAGGGGTGCTCAAATATAATTCAATACAACatcctcctcactttaaaatgatTAATCAAATTCAATAAGAAAATCCTTAAATCTAGCCGGCAGTCGTGTTTCTCGTCTTGGTCTGCCCACGTTGGCGGTTGGCGTTCGAATCCCCTTCGGCGACTCCCGACTCTGCTGCATGGGACCTTCTTGTGTCATCGGTGTCATCACAGCTGCAGCTGCAGTCGACCTTGGCGACGCCGACGACGGCGCCGACACCGATACCGACGACGCATCATTTTCGTTTTGACAGCCGTTCTGCAGGTCACTGTTGTTGTTTCGGTGGTTGCTAGGAATTCGGTACTGGTGACAATTTTCCTCCTTTCCCAGTGATTTAGGCGTACGGTCAGGCGACGTATTGGGTTCCTTACGCGGTTTTAGATGTACTAGACTTCGGCGATAATTTGTCCCATTCACGTTCACTAGATATGACCGGTCACTCAGCTGGTCCAAAACTTTGCCGGGGCTCCACAGTTTCGATGCTTCTGGTTTCAGCTGCACATACACCGGTGAGCCAATCTGTAGATCAGGTAAGTTTCGCGTTTTCTTGTCGTAATGCCATTTGATCCTCCTCCTATTCTGCTCTATCGATTCAGGAACGTTTTCAACCACCTTTGGAATCAACTTTGTCCCTGATGATGGAATACTGCATCGGGTGGACCGGGAAAACAATCTGGCGGTCGGACTGGAGCCGATTTTGTTCGGGATGTTTCTCCAGTGGAGCAGCGCATACCAAAAATCCGCACCGGTTTCTTCGGTTTTCTTCAGGAGATGTTTTGCTATCTTTACGGCAGCTTCGGACTTCCCATTTGATTGCTGATGATTCGGAGCGGACGTAATGTGCTCGATGTCCCAGTCGGATGTGAACTTGGCCATTTTTCTGCTGACAAAATTAGTGCCATTATCAGTGAGAATTACCTGTGGCTTCCCATGTCGAGCGAAGTTCTTGCTGCACGCGGCGATTAGCGATTCAGGTGTGAGATCCCTTAAGATGTCAATCTCGAAGAAGTCCGAGTAGTGATCGACGGTCACAAGAAACTTCCTATCTTTTCCTTGATACGTGGTGAAAAAAACGTCCATCGACACCAGTTGAAACGGATATACAGGAATACGATGACTCATCATAGGCGGATTTGGTTGAGATGATGCAAACTTTGCACACACTCCACATTGCATCACGACGTCCTTGATTTGGCTGCTCATCCCGGGCCAGAACAAGTTTGCCCTAGCTAGCTTTAGAGTTGCTTCGATTCCGTTATGGCTGGTGTGACATTTGTCAATTAGAGCTCGCCTCAACTTGAAAGGGACCAAAATTCGATCATCACGGAACACGATGCCCTCCTGCATAGACAACTCATTGCGATAACTGAAGAAAACTTTCACACCGTCCGGCAGTCGGTCTGCTGATGTTGGCCAGCCACGTTGAATGTAGTCCATGATTGATTGCAGCGTGTAATCCTTTTTCGTTTCTTCGATTATTTCGTCCAAGCAGCTATCCGTTACGCGAAGATGGGTAGACAACTGAATTTCCTGAATCTCGCGAAACACCTTGTACACGTTCAGCTTTTGAAATGCTTCCTTCATATCCTTGTCATCGTATGGCGCTCGAGACAATGCATCCGCCACAACGTTGTCTTTTCCGGTGACGAACTGGATCTCCAGGTTATATCGTTGCAGATTCAACAACATATGCTGCAGACGTCTAGGTGCTGATAGTAACGGTTTGCGAAACACATTAATCAGTGGTTTGTGATCTGTTTTCACCGTTACTTTTGGGTTTCCAACCACCAATTGGTCGAACCGAATGCACGCAAAAAGAATCGCCAATAGTTCCTTTTCTATTTGTGCATAATTACGTTCTGTAGCGGTCAATGTCCTGGATGCGTAGCCAATCACGCCTTCATCCTGATATACGACGGCGCCCAGTCCAAAACAGCTGGCATCGCACTCGATCGTTAATGGTTGCTTGGGGTTGTAGTAGCGCAATGTTCGGACGTCAGCAACCAGCTGCTTTACTGCTTTGAACTCCTTGTCTTCAGCTGTTGTCCAGTTCCACGGTACTGATTCCGATATCAGCTTGCGAAGATTGGTCAAATTAGAGCTCAAGTTCGGAATGAACCTGCTCAGGTAGTTGACCATCCCAATAAAACGATGGATTTCTTTCCGATTTGTGGGAACAGGGTAGTTCTTAATCGTGGTAATTTTCGTTTCGTCCGGATGTAGACCCTTGTCTGTCAGAACGTGTCCGTAGAACTTCACAGACGACTGACACAAGACGAGCTTGGACTTGTTCAGCTTCACGTTGTGCTCATCTAGGCGACGAAAAAGATTTTTCAGACATCTGTTGTGGTTGACCAGTGCTTCCTCCAGTGTGTCGCCGATGCCATACACCAGCAGATCATCGGCCAGGCATTCAACTCCCTCGAGACCCTGGATGACTTCCTGAAGCTTCATTTGAAATATCTCAGgagctgaagaaatcccaaacggCAAACGTGTCCACCTATACCTTCCGAACGGGGTCCAGAACGTTGTGAGTTTGCTACTTCGTTCGTCCAATTCCACGTGCCAAAAACCCTTCTTGGCATCCACTGTGCTGAAGATTTTAGCTTTTCCCAACTCCGGAAGAATCTCGTCCAAAGTGTTGAATTGCAGATGCGGTCGTTTCAAAGCCTTATTGAGAGGTATCGGATCGAGGCATATGCGAATGCCTCCAGATTTCGGTTCACCACGCTGAACGATGACGATGTTGCTTATCCAATCCGTATGCATCAGCTCCTTGACGATCAGCCCATCCTTCTCCAATGACTCCAATTCTGCTTTCAGTTTACTCCGCATGGCAATCGGAACGCGGCGTGGTGGTTGAATAGACGGTTGCACGTTATCATCGACTTCTAGAGATACTGCTCCGGCGAATTTTCCATATCCTCGAAAGAGTTCGCTGTGTTCAGCCACAATTGCCTGCGCTTCGATTCTGTAGATCTTCAGAAGTTCCAGTTCTGTCTGTGGCTTGCTGAATGTAACAGACTTGCAAAACTTCACGAACCCCAGCTTTCGCGAAGCTTTCGCCGACAGTAGTGGTCTGTGGCTCACATAGGCTGACCAGATAGTAACAAGATAAAAACGGGACATATGAGCATAAAATACGGGACATACAAAATGTTTAAGGCTGAAATTATACATTGTTTCATATACACGTTAGGGAACGATTATGTTCCAAAAGTTCTCAGATATACAAATTCGTGTACTCTTATAAAAGCGAATACATAAGAAAACCTGCGAATGTAAACAAAGTCACTAAAGTTATCTTTAAAATTATGTCAAAGATAACGCAACAAACATTATTACTGTACAACAGACGAATAAGCCACTCCTGAACTTGATTTTAAAaactttggctgaataagctgttattgttACTTGAGAAAGAATCAATCAAACAATTAAAAAATTAAAGCGTACAAAAGTTAAATAATTAAAAGACAAATAAATTAGATGTTTTTCCGCAGTATTTATAAGTGATTTTCAACGAACTTCTGAGAAATTTAATTTTGAAGACAATTGAAGATAGTATGATTAATAATCGTCTTAGTTGTCTTAGTTAAAGTCCAAATCccattttattaatttttatccATAATTTTATTCACCTCTTAATTCTATTATTTTTGGCCAAAAGTTGGAGAAGCCATTTTCATGTGATTTAAAACCATAAGAGCATACAAATCTGAAAAACTTTCGAAATTTAAGTCGCACCAAAACAATCATAAAAATATGTCTCGCAGTTATAATATTTTAtttcttctttattttttttttgcaattgaagaatgactgaaaattctaaaaactatgtatgtttatttttgaatgtAATTATTTTATGATAGTCGTAGTTTGGTGTATTTTTATTTGTTCTTCATATTTGTGGGCAACTATTTTAGGAGACATGTATGAAATTGTTtcgacaaatattttcatttttccaATTTTAAGTCTGAAATCTCTAATCATGTAAAAAGTGTTGATGTCATCAAAGCTTCCGATAAATCACATTATTGGAATGATTATGTTGTTTATCTTCAACTCCTTTCTGCATGACTTAATAATTTCAATTAAAAATGATTGATTTAGAAAAAAATAGAGGAATTAACATTTTATTCTagtaaattcctgtagaatttctgaataacCTAAAGGATATATTCTAATGTAATACAAAATTATAGCTTAACACTTCACAAACTACATTTTAAACTTGTTGAGAATTTGAATAAAAGCACGAAAAACCAATTGAACTGTGAATTTCAGTAAGCtcttaggaaatatttctgatacttcaaatcATTAATATTGGACTCGAAATTTTAACTGGACGAATCTTTACTTGTTAATCAAAAAATATCTGTTTCATTGAAAAGAGTAATGAAAATATTTCGACACATTATCTTAATAAGTCAAACTTAactgttttttttctgttaacaCTAAGATGCTCGTTTTCCGAAAAATACGGGACATTTCGACCTTTTTCCTCAATACGACGGGACAACCACAAATGGTCATAAAAACGGTACTGTCCCGTTGAATACGGGACGTATGGTCAGCCTAGGCTCACATCCACCACCTGCAGGACCAGCAGATACCGGCGACCCTTTCGACGGCAAGGCACCTTCACTTGGCCCAAAACGTTTATTGGGCTCCCTCCGAAGCTTTGAAGACGAAGAGTTGTTGGTAACAGTTCAACCTTTTCGCATCCGCAAAGCTTTTTCAGCCAATCATGACCGATCAAGCTTGTGTTCGCTCCGGTATCCAACTCGCAGTCGACCTTACTCCATTTTTCACTGAACTGCATATCTAATTCCGCCAGCACGCTACCTCCTTTACTGGAATTGTCGTAAATTTTCCCAATTTCGTATTCGTCCTCGCTGTCCTCCGATCCGGCTTCGTGTGATGTTGAGCCTTCTTCATCCGAGTCACTGCTCTCATCTCTGATCTCCTTTACCTTCCTGTTCCGACGAC contains the following coding sequences:
- the LOC109411696 gene encoding lipoma-preferred partner homolog; the protein is MDNINSQLAHLSLRSANDPQKQQQAQGQNNTGPLPDSGPNGIIVPGMVMMGKKGPAVPPKPSKKPAPSTVPPQVPKSSHVKQYCEPSYSTLLQGQAGHGGLEEHPYTNTNFGTGGGIGKMGVRKITLDNAVELQQQKEALEHHKRMMNVKPQRGQADGAVYENTATRFYEGDVTYANVPGGNKNGEGLIYSNIVHNNGHKPFTQRQISDELPPPPVQEMQAPLSLNELTLEDNDDEFPPPPSPVSSSYSELRRATDLPPMGRQPQPTYNMVGPGVGGQTYSNISQNNQIYANNMHHQSLYGTYGMGSQGSTTYESIYEPINPRPTSQMSGRSNYSLYTPYVNSRGINSPNDSLITSASNQHHRSHPPKESEVDTLTDLLVQSMDNVSDPDTYGTCVKCGDRVVGENNGCTAMDQIYHIACFTCQQCQINLQGKPFYALDGNPYCEEDYLNTLEKCSVCLKPILERILRATGKPYHPQCFTCIVCGKSLDGIPFTVDATNQIHCIEDFHKKFAPRCCVCNNPIMPEPGQDETIRVVALDRSFHINCYKCEDCGLLLSSEAEGRGCYPLDDHIYCKSCNAKRVQALTSHMTTEL
- the LOC134285953 gene encoding uncharacterized protein K02A2.6-like, encoding MSRFYLVTIWSAYVSHRPLLSAKASRKLGFVKFCKSVTFSKPQTELELLKIYRIEAQAIVAEHSELFRGYGKFAGAVSLEVDDNVQPSIQPPRRVPIAMRSKLKAELESLEKDGLIVKELMHTDWISNIVIVQRGEPKSGGIRICLDPIPLNKALKRPHLQFNTLDEILPELGKAKIFSTVDAKKGFWHVELDERSSKLTTFWTPFGRYRWTRLPFGISSAPEIFQMKLQEVIQGLEGVECLADDLLVYGIGDTLEEALVNHNRCLKNLFRRLDEHNVKLNKSKLVLCQSSVKFYGHVLTDKGLHPDETKITTIKNYPVPTNRKEIHRFIGMVNYLSRFIPNLSSNLTNLRKLISESVPWNWTTAEDKEFKAVKQLVADVRTLRYYNPKQPLTIECDASCFGLGAVVYQDEGVIGYASRTLTATERNYAQIEKELLAILFACIRFDQLVVGNPKVTVKTDHKPLINVFRKPLLSAPRRLQHMLLNLQRYNLEIQFVTGKDNVVADALSRAPYDDKDMKEAFQKLNVYKVFREIQEIQLSTHLRVTDSCLDEIIEETKKDYTLQSIMDYIQRGWPTSADRLPDGVKVFFSYRNELSMQEGIVFRDDRILVPFKLRRALIDKCHTSHNGIEATLKLARANLFWPGMSSQIKDVVMQCGVCAKFASSQPNPPMMSHRIPVYPFQLVSMDVFFTTYQGKDRKFLVTVDHYSDFFEIDILRDLTPESLIAACSKNFARHGKPQVILTDNGTNFVSRKMAKFTSDWDIEHITSAPNHQQSNGKSEAAVKIAKHLLKKTEETGADFWYALLHWRNIPNKIGSSPTARLFSRSTRCSIPSSGTKLIPKVVENVPESIEQNRRRIKWHYDKKTRNLPDLQIGSPVYVQLKPEASKLWSPGKVLDQLSDRSYLVNVNGTNYRRSLVHLKPRKEPNTSPDRTPKSLGKEENCHQYRIPSNHRNNNSDLQNGCQNENDASSVSVSAPSSASPRSTAAAAVMTPMTQEGPMQQSRESPKGIRTPTANVGRPRRETRLPARFKDFLIEFD